Part of the Catalinimonas alkaloidigena genome is shown below.
CCGGGCGCAATTCGTCTGTACTGGTGGCAAAGAGGGTATTACTTACTGCACTAGAAAGCACATCTGAAGGAATTTCAACATCATAACCATCTTCTACCTTTGCTATGCTGGGGAAATCGGTGGCATTTTCTCCGGATAATCTGTATTGTCCGTTGGCAGAGTGAATTTCTATGTTATAAGATGAACTATCAATGGTAAAAGTTACTGGCTGTTCAGGAAGATTTTTGAGCGTGTCAATTAGGATACGAGCCGGAACAGCGATACTTCCACTCTCTTCAGCATCAACTTCCATCTCAGTAATCATGGAAGTCTGCAGGTCAGAGGCGGTAATGGTCAGCTTACCGCTACTCACCTCACAGAGGAAGTTTTCCAGTATAGGCACTACCGGATTGGAAGCAATTACTCCGTTGACAGCAGATAATTGCTTTAGCAAAGCGGAGGAAGAAACGACAAACTTCATAATACAAGAGTACTTAAAATCAACAAATTAACGCTAAGTTCTTAAACTAATATTTTAATGGGTAAATATATAAATTTATATGAGAAGATTGACCTGCCCAACAAATTAAAACAATTGTCTTCTTTAGCAGCTATTTTTTTTATAAAATAAAAGCCCGGCATTTTCATACCGGGCCTTGACTGATCTAAATTATCTTTTCTGTTTACTCACTAACCGAAATACGTTTGAAAGCAATAACTTTCATGCCTTTGTTAACGCTATCCAGGTACTGAGCTACACTCATACTTGGATCTTTAACATAGGCCTGATTCACTAAAGTGTTGTCTTTATAGAATTTGTTAAGCTTACCCTGAGCAATTTTTTCAATGATATTTTCAGGCTTACCTTCAGCTTTAGCCTGATCACGCCCAATTGTCAATTCACGCTCAATGGTGGCCTGATCTACTTCATCCTTATCAAGTGCGACGGGGTTCATGGCAGCAATCTGCATACCTACATCACGTCCTGCTTCTTCTGCATCCCCACCGGTATTCTCCAATGCTACCAGTACTCCCAAACGGTTTCCAGCGTGGATATAAGAGACTACCATTTCGCCAGTAAGCCTTTCGTATGCACCGATGTCTATTTTCTCACCTATTTTACCAACCAATTCAGTCAGTTTTTCTTCTACAGTAAGATCACCAAGCTTCAGCTTTTGAAGTTCATCTACATTAGCTGGCTTCTCATTGAAAGCTACATCAAGGATAGCATTACCCGCCTGCTGAAATTCTTCATTTTTGGCTACGAAGTCAGTCTCACAATTGAGTGAGATCATTACAGCTTCCTTAAGATCATCACTTGATTTGACAAATACAGTTCCTTCATTTGTTTCGCGGTCGGAGCGAGAGGCTGATATTTTTTGTCCCTTCTTTCTAAGGATCTCTACTGCTTTATCAAAATCGCCATCTGCTTCAACCAGAGCCTTTTTGCAGTCCATCATTCCGGCTCCTGTCATCTGGCGGAGCTTATTTACATCTTTTGCAGTGATAGCCATAACAGAATATTTTTTCTAGGTTTTATGAATTGTGTTAATTACTGTC
Proteins encoded:
- the tsf gene encoding translation elongation factor Ts — translated: MAITAKDVNKLRQMTGAGMMDCKKALVEADGDFDKAVEILRKKGQKISASRSDRETNEGTVFVKSSDDLKEAVMISLNCETDFVAKNEEFQQAGNAILDVAFNEKPANVDELQKLKLGDLTVEEKLTELVGKIGEKIDIGAYERLTGEMVVSYIHAGNRLGVLVALENTGGDAEEAGRDVGMQIAAMNPVALDKDEVDQATIERELTIGRDQAKAEGKPENIIEKIAQGKLNKFYKDNTLVNQAYVKDPSMSVAQYLDSVNKGMKVIAFKRISVSE